TGGAGCCCCCAGGCGGGGTGACCACAGCTTTAGGGGCTAAGATGAGTCCAGGGTGACTTTACATCTTATCCTGCAGAGAAGCTGGGCAGTTGGTGGTGGTTCTCTGATGGGACCAGGAACAGCTTGGCAACAATAGGTTTCTGCCTTGGAGGAGGGAGGAATAGGTCCATTTTTGGTACTTAGGGTCTAAGAGATGCCTCAGAAGGGACCAGCCTGGGTGATGTGATTCAGAGTCACCCACAAAGATAATGAGGAGTGCTGACCATGTGGAAGCAGGCCGAGGAAGTGGCTCCCCCAAGAGACTGAGCAGGAGAAGCAAAGCCAGGAGAGTGGAGGGAGGAAAGTGTCAAAGCCAAGGGGAGAAAAGGTTTCACGGGGGCATTGCTCAGCTGCTCAGCTGTGCCTGAGGGTCATGGCAGACGGGTCATCAGGGCTGCTTGCTGGGCTCAATGACAGGAAACAGCACTCTGAGCAGAGGGAAAAGCCAGTGCAAACCCCTTGAGGCAGGGATATTCTTGGGGTGTTTGAGAGTAGAGGCTTAAGTGGGTGAAAGAGGGTGGAGAATTGAGGTCCAAGGAAAGAGGAGCCAGAACACATAGGGTCTCCGAAGCCATATGAAATCCATTAGGAGATAGGCTCCATTATAATGAGAAATGATCCATTATAACAAGATGAGACCCATTACAGCAAGATGAGATCCACTATAATGAGATGAAATCCATTAGGAGATGAGTGCCATGGGGGAATTTTGACAAGACACGTACTTGGCAGGGTCTCCCTGCTGTTATGTGGAGGATAATGtgtgtgctggggtggggggcggggggggggggccatGGAGGAAGGGAGACGAGCGAGGAGCCTCCTGCAACAGCCTAGGAGGGAGATGGTGCTCAGGATGCTTGAAGCTCAAGTCCAAGAGATTTGCTACTTTGTATTTGGGCCTTTGGGGTTGGAGGGTATGAGGATGCCCCAGGGGCATCCTCAGTGGGGTTTTTGGAGGCAGTGTCAGGGCTGGGCATGGTGATTTAGTCGCCCACGAGAAGAGTGGTTGAGAGAAAGCGCAGTCCAGGATCCTGACTCCAGGGCTTCtggcctgagcaactggaaggaatGAGGGGAACTGCTCTTTACcgcaggagaagctggttggggggaaaaaaaggaatccGGTTTCAAAATGCCTGTTAGACATCTAATTGGCACTGGTCCCTGCCCTCATAAGTCATATacaatcataaaataattttgcaCATTGTGGCTAAGTTCTAGAAGCAATTCTGTCCCATATCTAGAGACAGTGCCTCACCCCACCCCGACTCCAACCCCCAGACTCAAATCCGATTGTCGTTTCCAGTTtgtaccccccaccccacctccactccGTCCTTCAGAGTCGCTGAGCTAGACCAAGCTCTCTGGTAGCCCTGGAGACCTCCCTTTGTCCACGTCCCTCTTTCACTAGGGATCCTCCGGCCAGAAGGTAGTGTGTAGGAGAGGCCTCCCCATCCCTATGGACAGGGGTACAATTCAGGCGGCCTCCCTGGAGGGCCTAATCCTCACCATTTGTCTCTCTCCTTCCACCAACAAGCCGACCCCTCCCGCCCGGGACACCGCGATGCCAGCCCCGCCCTGCGCCTCCTGCCACGAGGCCCGCGCCGCTCTCCGCCGGCCCCGCTCTGGACAAGCGCTGTGCGGCGCCTGCTTCTGCGCCGCCTTCGAGGCCGAGGTGCTGCACACGGTGCTCGCGGGCCGCCTGCTGCCGCCCGGCGCTGTCGTGGCCGTGGGGGCCTCTGGTGGCAAGGACTCCACGGTGCTCGCGCACGTGCTGCGCGAGCTGGCCCCGCGCCTTCGCATCTCGCTGCAGCTCGTGGCCGTCGACGAGGGCATCGGCGGCTACCGGGACGCGGCATTGGCGGCTGTGCGACGCCAGGCGGCGCTCTGGGACCTGCCCCTCACAGTCGTGGCCTATGCTGACCTCTTCGGGGGCTGGACGATGGACGCCGTGGCCCGCAGCACGGCAGACTCCGGCCGCAGCCGCGCCTGTTGCACCTTCTGTGGGGTTCTGCGCCGACGTGCTCTGGAGGAAGGGGCGCGCCTCGTGGGTGCCACGCACATCGTGACGGGTGAGCGCATGCGCGTGGCCCGGagtcgggggtggggggacgTGGTGGGCGGGAACGGGCTCACCGGAGCGGAACCGGCAGGAGGCTGGGGGCGAGCTGAGGGGAGTTGAGCACATGCCCAAAAGGTGGTCTGGGAGACCCTGGGCAAATCCTAAGTGAAGGAGCCTGATAAGGAGTCAGGGAATATGCGCATGCTCCAGTGTGAGGCTGGGCTCCATTCAGGGTTCTTAAAGTAGGGGCAGGATGTGCGCATGCCTGGGATGGGGCCAGGCTGGGCATCACCAAGGCTTTTAGGTCTTGACCACCATCTTGGTTTGCATGGATAGGCAAGTAGAGGGGGTACGTGGAGCGTATCCTTAGatcttcacctttttaaaatcGTCTCTTACTTCCTTGGCCTCACAATAATCCCCAGCCATCTCCCTTCAGAATCCATCTGTCTCTGAAAAGCAACTTTGCCTCTTAACACGTTTTCTTTGTTGGTCtctctgcatctttttttttttttttttttgcatgggcaggaaccaggaaaccaacccgggtctctggcagggcaacgagaattctgcctgctgagccaccgtggccctctgtGCATTTTGATaactctcattttctctctcactcATTCCTTCATCCAGTTACTGAGCTTCCACCCTGTGCCAGGTCTAAGCCATGTGGCCACAGCaaattccttaacctctctgtacctctgcttactcttttattttattatttatttattttttattgtataatataacatatatataaagcaaagaaaaaaacaatttttaaagcataCTTTTATAATAGGATATTAATGGAACCTAATTCAGGGACTTAAGACAATTAGAGTTAGTACGTGTAAACAATAGAAGACACACATAGGCGGTCATCATCATGGAGCTGGGACTGAGAATACGACTGCACAAGTACAGTCCTAGTCCCTACCTTTGCACgtttctgaaatataaaattatataccatTGCAAGTGTCACTGAAAAAAATTACACAGACTATATGTGCATGTAAAAAGAAGAGCCTTATGACATGGGGTGGAGGGGGCAGTCAGGGACCTCTTAAGATCTCAGGGTGAAGGGTGAGAGGGATAAAGACTGGAGACAGAAGAAACAGCCTGTGCAAAAGCCCCAAGGAGGGGAGAGTACAGCCAGTCTGAGAAACCCTAAGATGACCAGTGTGGTTTGAACACCACTCCCCTCACATAGGACCTTGTGGCAGTTGTGAGTTCAGACCTCCTCCTTCAGGCAGTTGGCTAATTAGCCAAGAGCTCAGTGGCATGAAGacagttttgcttttaaaagttcACTCTGGCCATGGTGAGGAGAATGGGTTGGAGGTGCAAGGTTTAAGAGCCAAGTAGACCAGTTAGGAGGTGGCTGCTGTTGCCTAGGTGACATGTTGGTTGTAGGAAAGAGAATCAACACATTTGAgaggcagtgttctagtttgctagctgcaggaatgcaatataccagaaacggaatgacttttaaaagggggaatttaataagttgctgatttacagttctaaagccaagaaaatgtcccaattaaaacaagtccatagaaacatccaatcaaaggcatccatccagggaaagataccttggttaagaaggccaatgaagttcagggttcctctctcaagtgagtgaacacggtcagggttcctctttcatctggaggGGCAtttggcaaacacggcatcatctgccagctttctctcctggcttccgatttcatgaggctccccaggaggcgttttccttcttcatctccaaaggtcactggctcgtggactctgtgtttcatggtgctgcagcattctctgctctctctgaatcaccttcattctccaaaatgtttcctctttgaaaggactccagaaacttatcaagatccacccagatgggtggaaacatgtcatcacctaatccaacttaacaaccactcttgatttaatcacatctccagggagatgatctgattacaatttcaaatgtacagtattgaatagggattattctacctttactaagtgggattttgattaaaacatggctgttctagggtccacatatcctttcaaaccagcacaggcagtaAAGCAAAGGTACCTCTGGgtctctcctcccacccccattccccCAACTAGAGCTTGGACTCTGGAGGGCAGACTGAGGTTCATACACTGTTTTGGCCGCTCACTGCAAAACCTTGGGACTTGGGACAAATGCCGTAGCTTCCTCTGGTGAAAAGGGGAAGAAGAATCCTTTCCTCACAGGGCTGTGAGATCCATTGGCCAAGTCTGTACGGAAAGAGGAGTTGCCTTGGGTTTTAAAATTACCTTGttagaattcatttattaagtgtcTTTGTGATAGTAATGACGGCTTCCACCAGATAAATTCCTAACTTGTGagatatttttactcttttttttttatgctctaAGAGTTCAAACCCGTATAACTAATTATTACTAAGTTAGTGGGTCTGTGAGCAAACCCAACCTTCTGAAATTAATATGGTTTTCACCACCTTTAAGGCCACAGACACAGCATttaaacataaacatttaaaCACATGTAGTTTCCAACAGCAGACATACCTGGTAACAAGGTCACAGGCAGCAGTCCTTGGCAGAGAACTATTAAGACAGATGGAATTAGAGCAAAGGTCTTGACCTGTTCTACCATCTAGAACAGAGTTTCTCCTTCTAATAGTGTTACTGCATTTGGGGTCAAATAGTtcattgtgggggggggggcagtccTGTGCACTGTgcgatgtttagcagcatccctggcctctatccaGTACAGGCCATAACATCCTCCCTCGTTGTGTGACAACTGGGGAGCAAAATCACCCCCAACTGAGAACCACTAATCTAGAGTCCAGTATGAGTTGATAATTTACAGTATAGATTCAGCATCAACTCTGTGGTGACtggtatataaatatttgctcatttttgccctgatCTTTCTAAACAAAGACAATGCAAACACCTTGTCCTGCATCCTCAGAGGCAGTTGTGTCAACAGGCACAGTAGTTTCCTATGGCCACAGtaagaaattaccacaaactgtGTGGGTTAAAACAACACATACTTATCCTACAGATCTGTAGGAGAGGTCTGACCTGGATTTCcctgggctgaaatcaaggtgtcagcagggctgtttCTTTCTGAATCCTTTAGGGGTCAGCCTATTCGctggccttttccagcttcttcccTGGCTCACGGCCCCTTCTTCGTTTTCACAGCCAGCAGTGGTAGCTTTAGCCCTCCTCGTGCCATACATCTCTGCCCTTGCTTTCCTGGTCATCTCAGAGTCTGACTCTCCCACTCTACTGTCCCTGTAATGATATTGGGTCCCCCTGGAGAATATAGAATATCTGTCTGTCTAAAATCAGCTAATAAGCAAACTTTATTCCCTTTTGCCCCTTGACTTTTTCATAGGATCCAGGAATTTGGAGTGGACATCTTATTTCTCTTGGGGAAGGGGTGAGGTGGGGGTATTATTTTGCCTAGCCAAACAGCCCTCTTGAGAATCTCCATTCAGTATCACTTTGACCTCAGTGTACCATTTGAATGGCAGTTTTAACTGAGGGGAAATGGCACTGGTAGCGTAAAGCACCTTTACTTGTGACCTGAAAGGGCAGCTCACCCAGGGCCTGGTGGCAGTAGGTGGGATGCAAACGAGGGCACCCCCGAGTTGATGCAGGGAGCGTGGGTGCATGCTCCCTTGTCTTTCCTCTCATGCCCACCTCCAGCGTCCCCCTGGCCACCCCAACGTGCCCCCGGGGTCTCCATCACCCAGGTCCTCTGCCCACGCCCCCCCCCCAGCCTCCCATCTTCCCGCATGCCCGGGGGTCTCCCCGCCCGCGCCCCCGCGCGCCTCTCACCGGCTCCCCATCTGCTCTCCCCGCCAGGCCACAACGCCGACGACATGGCGGAGACGGTGCTCATGAACTTCCTGCGGGGCGACGCGGGGCGCCTGGCCCGGAGCGGGGGCCTGGGCTCCGCGGGCGAGGGGGGCGCCCTGCCGCGCTGCCGCCCGCTGCAGCTGGCCTCGCAGAAGGAGGTGGTGCTGTACGCGCACTTCCGCCGCCTGCACTACTTCTCCGAGGAGTGCGTCTACGCGCCCGAGGCCTTCCGCGGCCACGCCCGCGCCCTGCTCAAGAGCCTGGAGGCGGCGCGGCCCTCGGTGGTGCTGGACCTCGTGCACTCGGCCGAGCGCCTGGCGCTGGCCCCGGCCGCGCGGCCCCCAGCCCCCGGCGCCTGCTCCCGCTGCGGGGCGCTCGCCAGCCGGGCGCTCTGCCAGGCCTGCGCCCTCCTGGACGGCCTCGACCGCGGCCGCCCGCGCCTGGCCATCGGCAAGGGCCGCCGCGGGTTGGCCGAGGAGGGGCCGCCGGGCATGCGCGGGGCCGTGCCCCCCTTCTAGGACCACCAGCCCTGTTGCGTTGGGCggtggggaggggtggcagaGGGGCCTGCGGGCCTGGGGAAGCCTGGGGCAGAGGGGACAGGGGCCTGGACTCCTGGGTccgagggagggaggaggggctgggtcCAGGTGCCTGGGTCTGCGGGAGCAGGGGTCCGTTCCCAGACGTCTGGAGCCGAGGGGGAGGGGGTAACAGACCGGTTCCTGAGCGAGTGGGGGTGAAGGGCCTGCTTGCACGGCGCCCCTGCTGGGTTCTGGGTATGCTCAGGAAGGCCTTAACCCTGCCTGAGCACCTGCTCTGTGCCTGGTGCTTcctggtggcctctcctgggaTAAGCAGGATCAGATGACAGGTGCAGTGGTCATGGTGACACGTCCTCAGGTGCTTCCTGTAGGCCTTTCCATGCATCAGCTCACTGCATCCTCACCACCACGGTACTGCCTGTCGCAGTTGTTAAGCGACAGACACTCGTCTAGGTGCGGTGACTGGCCTGAGGTCACCCAACTTGAGGGGACAAACAGGGAGCATCCCCTGATGGACCTGGTTCCAGAGTTCTGAGAGTGGAATtgcccccaaccccagccccctGGCTCTCCTCGTGTCCTCACCTATTGAGTAAGTGGGGACCTGCTGAGTGGACTCTGGAATCAGGGCTGGGTGAGCCTAGGTCAATGACTCAGCCTCTCTGGTCTTCCCTTTCCTCCTATGAAAATGGAATTAATCCTCCCCCACCcacacaccccacccctccaTCAAAACGTGGCTGAAAACAGGCTCAATAACCAGTGGCCTCCTTGGCTGCGCCTGTGGTGGTTCTTGGCCACCAGGGGGCTCTGGGCTTCAGGGCTGCTGCTGGGGAGTGGGAGGCCCACAGTGTCCTCCCTGAGCCCCAGGGAGATAGATGGGTTTCTTGGGTTTCGAGTCCCACTTCCAAACTCCGGCTGGGCCAACTCCCTTGTCAGCAATGCACCCCCTTTCCCATCTCCCTCTCAAATCCTCCAGGCTCCACCTAGAAGCCTTCCCTGGTattctcctcccacccctcccaaTCCCAGATGCCAGCCCCTTGGTCCTGTCCTCCCTGTGTGGCCATCCAGGCCCTTTGGGTCTTAGTTGTCCCAGGTAGACTGGGCTGGAGGGCAGTACCAGGTACCCCCTCTCTCCGGCGGGGTAATGAAGCATCAGAGTAATCCTTCACCCGGCACACGCACAGGACTGCCTCCTCTGCCCATGCTGCCCTCTAGGTGCTTGGGCCACAGCAGGGAACAGAGGGCAAAAGCCCCTCTGCACGTGGGCCTCACAGTATGGGAAAAACAGACAGCAAGACAGTAAACCTAGGGGCAGGTGAAGTCGAGCAAAAAGAAAGCATGTAAGGGAGGGAGAGCGAGGGGAGCACGGGTTCCATGGGAGGTCAGGGACGCGCCTCtttgaggaggtggcatttgagaaGACGCCTGAAAGAATGAAATCACCAAGTTCAAGGAAGGGCGTCCGGGGCAGAGGGGACTTCCCCTGGCGAGGTGGGGAGAAACTTGGTGAGTGGGGAACAGCCGAGAGTCCTGTGTGGCCAGAGCCAAGTGGGTGAGGAAACGAAGCGTGAGAGGAGGTGGCGACGGAAGCCCACAGCAGCTCATGCTCAGCCTTGAGGTCCTGGTCTTGGTGGGGTGGGAGTGCACGGGGAGGGCCTGGATTTTGTTCTAAGGCTGATGGTAAAGCATTGGAGGGCTCCAAGCTGCAGTGGGTCAAGATCCGAAATGAACACGGTTGATGGTTTGGGGTGGTGTTGGCTGTGTGCCAGAAGCCATGCAAAGCTCTCCTACTTCACTCAGGGATGTGGGGGGTGGGTTATTAACCCCAGTTTTACAGAGGATAAACTTGTGGCCCAGAGAGGTAAAGGActtgcccgaggtcacacagcaaCAAATCCCCAAAGGAGCTGGGGCTCTCATTCCTTCTGCTGTGCTGCTAGATGGGGAGTCCAGAAACCCAGGTTCCTATCGCGGGCCCACCACCAAAACGCCTGCAACTTTGCACAAAGGACCTTTTCCTTTCTGTCCAACAGTTTTTCCTCTGCACGAGAAGATGGCGGGTTTCTGTGGTGATTTGGAGCAGCATATTCAATAAATGTACAGTGTGAGCCACATGTGTAATTTAAACTTTTTAGTAGCCatacttttaaaagggaaaaaaacagatgaaattcatttgtatgtattttatgtaCCAATATATCTACAATGTCATCTTGACCATAATCATAAAAAGCTATCAGTGAGATATTGCACTTGGTTGTTTCGTGCTACATTTCTACCACCCGTCTCAGTTCACGATTGCCCCTGTGCAAGTGCCCAGCAGCTATCTGGAGCTCAAAGCCAAGCTCTCCCACTTGAGCTGAGTGACCTTGCAGCCTCTTCACACCCCAGGTTTTTTGCGAGCCTAAATGCAAAGGTGCTGGGAGCTCCCCACCTCTGGCCTGGTGTTTGCAGCTGTTTCAGGCCGCCTGGGCTACACTCAAGAG
The genomic region above belongs to Tamandua tetradactyla isolate mTamTet1 chromosome 16, mTamTet1.pri, whole genome shotgun sequence and contains:
- the LOC143658752 gene encoding cytoplasmic tRNA 2-thiolation protein 1-like, whose protein sequence is MGLVVSRATSAPRCRVPESGRPTAASAQPTPPARDTAMPAPPCASCHEARAALRRPRSGQALCGACFCAAFEAEVLHTVLAGRLLPPGAVVAVGASGGKDSTVLAHVLRELAPRLRISLQLVAVDEGIGGYRDAALAAVRRQAALWDLPLTVVAYADLFGGWTMDAVARSTADSGRSRACCTFCGVLRRRALEEGARLVGATHIVTGHNADDMAETVLMNFLRGDAGRLARSGGLGSAGEGGALPRCRPLQLASQKEVVLYAHFRRLHYFSEECVYAPEAFRGHARALLKSLEAARPSVVLDLVHSAERLALAPAARPPAPGACSRCGALASRALCQACALLDGLDRGRPRLAIGKGRRGLAEEGPPGMRGAVPPF